The window TCCTCCAAGCGTTCTTTGGAACATTCCAGCCCCAAAAGCCGGAACATCATATTGGTAAGGATCCGGAAATAACGCCAGTTGTTTTTTGGCATATCGTGTTCATTCATCTGCCGCAGCCAGTTATATAAGTTTTTCTTTTCTCTTTCTTCCAAAGGATCCCATAGCTTATCCCGGTTAATGGCTATGGCAAATACCACGGCAGCCACCTCCACCATCTTCTGGTCATAGTCAAATATATCCCCCCAATATTCCTCATCCTCCGGAGTTGTGCCATGGATGATCCCTTCCCGGTAAAGCTCAAGCCACTCCCTTATTTCCTCCTGCTCCTCTTTGGGCAGGTTTTTGTTGTCAGCTGACCAGAGCGGGCCAAGCCCCCATAAGATCCTGGCAAACCCTTCCATTCTGGCGGATTTTTCCCCATAATGGACGCCTGTATTTCCCAGGTGCAAAAATGCATGACAAGGACTGTAAAATGGCTTTAAAGGGCTTATGGTATCCAAGAAAAGTTTAACCGCATCCTTCCTCGTTCTTAAAGTGATGTCCATCCCTGATGTCCTCCTGTGGTTTATCATTTTTTACATAATATCACATAGGAGCTTTTTGGATATTGGTTTTTATGCTATATTTATGTCATATTGTACTGACTTTCATTGTTATATCACCCTGTTTTTTCTTTTAATAAACTTATATTTTTATTTATATTGCATACTTTTATTTGCAGACAGGAGGAGATTTATCATGAATGAGATCACCATTCAGCCAATTGAACAGCTGCTTGTATCACATATCCGCACCTGCCAGAACGCAGAACGAACACTTCATTTGCACAATAACGCATACGAGATCATGCTGTTTAAAAGCGGAAATGTAGATTACTTTATCAATAACGTCACTTACCATTTAACGCCGGGCTGTCTGACCTTTATATGTCCCAATGATATCCACGGACTGTTTATCAAGGATAACAATCCCTACGAAAGAATTCCGATCCACATCGGGGAAAGCTTTGCGGACAACTTATCAACACCTGTTACAGATCTTTTCAGCTGTTTCCACAACGGAAGGCCGGAACGCCTTTATCATCTGAACAAAGAGCAGATGGCGGAATATGAGCATTACGCCGACACCATCATAACGGCTTTGAATGAGAAGGCCTTTGGCTATGATCTCCGGGTGAAGGCCTGCCTGCTGTTCATCCTTTTGCTGGCCAATACAGCCGCCCGGTCCAATAATATGTATCTGGGAGATATTTCTCCCAAAATCATCCGTGATACCATCAGCTTTGTGGATTCCAACTTAACCAGTGATATCTCCATTCAGACGATCGCTGATTTTGTTAACATCAGCCGTTCCAGACTGAGTCATTTATTTAAAGAATATACAGGAACTTCTCTTTGGAATTATATCATCACCAGAAGAATACAGTATGCACGTACCCTCTTATTAAAGGGAACTTCTATTACTGCCACCTGCTATGAGTGCGGTTTTAAGGATTATGCCCATTTCGTCAAGGTTTTCAGCAAAATCAACGGCGTTTCTCCAGGCAGATACGCCAAGAATATTCCGGCATATAAAAAAGAAGCTTCTTCTTCGAAGCTTCTTCTTTAATCTTCCTGACCCAAAACAATATTATGTATCCACACGCCCTTCTTAACCAGTACAAAACCAACGATGCATTTGATGATCTCCACCATCTGGCACATAAAATACAAGGGCACAATGGGAATGGCGGTATACCGGCTTAAGGTATAGGCAACCGGAATGCTGACCACCCACATGAACACGCTGTCAAACAAAAAGGTGATCACCGTCTTTCCGCCGGAGCGCAGGGTGAAATAGGCCACATTCATAAACGCATTCATGGGCATACACAGTGCCAGTATGCGGATAAACCAGACGGCCAGGCTCCTGACCTCATCCGTGGTGTTGTAAATCATGGGAAATAAGGGGGCCATGACCGCCAAGAGTCCTCCTATGAGCACACAGGAACCAACGGAAAAAGCGATGAGCTTGGTGTCCGTTTCCCTGGCTTCCTCCATTTTTCCGGCTCCCAAAAGCTGCCCCACAATAATGGAGACCGCGCTTCCAAGGGCAAGATAAACCACATTAAATACATTTCCTATGGTGGCGGATATATTAAGGCCTGCCACCGCGATCAGTCCTCTCACAGAATAACACTGCATGAGAGTAGCCACTCCGGCTGCCCAAAGGGCTTCATTTACAATGAGAGGCGTTCCCTTAACAAAGATTTTCCCCACAAGGCCTGCCGGTATATAAAAGCTTTTATAAGCCCCTTCAATAAACGGATTCCTTTTTGTATTCCTGTGGGTCCAGATTATGATAATCGCTGCTTCCACAAATCTGGCCATAACGGTTGCAATTGCGGCTCCCACCACCCCCAGGACCGGAGCTCCAAGCTTTCCAAAGATCAGGATATAATTAAACACAAGATTTACCAGGACAGCCACGATTCCGGCTTTCATGGGCACTACTGTTTCTGCGCATTCCCTTAAGGTGCTGACATAAGCCTGCTCCAGGGCAAAGGGCACCAATCCTATAAGCATGACAAGCATATACCGTCTTCCGTGCATCAGCGCAGTGGCAAGCTCCGCCTCGTTGCCCTCTCCATGGAGATACATGGCGATCATATCCTCTCCGAAGAAAAAGAACACAGCCACCGCAGCCACCGCCAGAAGGGCACAGCAGATGATTTTAAACCGGAACGTATGCCGGACTCCATCGTGTCTTCCGCAGCCATAGAATTGGGCTCCGAAAATGCCTGCACCTGATATGATCCCAAAAATGCTGATGTTAAAAACAAAGATCAGCTGGTTCACAATGGCAACGCCGGACATCTGCTCGGTTCCTACCATGCCCACCATAATATTATCCAGCAGGCTGACAAAGTTGGTGATCCCGTTTTGGACCATAATGGGAATGGCGATTGTCAGCACCATCCTGTAAAATGCTTTGTTTCCGATAAATTTTTTCATAAACTCTTCCAGCAAAAGCGCACTTTTCTGTTATACCTCCGTAATGTAAATTTTCTGCCTTACGTTATACTCTTCTTTCCGTATGATTACTTTATATGGAATAAAGGCTTATGTCAACAGAATCCTGCCTTTTGACCTGGCTTTTCGCAAAAAGGAGCGGGAAAAATGAAAAAGCGGCGTCAGCTGCCTGACAGATAAAATCCCGCCAGGCGGCTGCCGCCGCTGATCCATATCCTTCCCTGTCTGAGCTCACTTTTCCTTTGCCCTTGCAAACAGGCTTTGAAGGAGTATGAAAAATGCCAGCAAAGCCGCAATGGTAATCTTGGTCCACCAGGAGGAAAGAGTCCCCTGGAAGGTGATGAAGGTCTCTATGGTTCCCTTTATTAACACCCCAAACAAACTGCCGAAAACATTTCCCACGCCTCCCGACAGCAATGTCCCCCCGATAACTGCCGAGGCGATGGCTTCCATCTCAAAGCCCTTTGCCTGCTCCACAAAGCCTGCACAGGTATTTAAGCTGAATAAAAACCCGCCTAAGGCACATAAAAAGCCGTTGGCCACATAAACCAAAAGCTTGGTGCGCTTCACATTTAATCCCATCATCAGGGCAGACTGCTCATTTCCTCCTACCGCGTAAACGGTCCGCCCGAATTTCGTATACTTTAACACCACAAATACCAGCACCAGCACCGTCAGGGCGATGAGAACGCTTGGATAGAGAAACGGGTAATTGATCACTCCCTTTTTGTTGGGGGTCCCTCCCAGAAAGGTTAAGTTGATTTTGCTCTTTGCCCATTTTAAAAACAGCTCATTTTTCACGCTGATCATTTCCTGGCTTATGATGGCCGTCATGCCTCTGGCAAAAAACATGCCTGCCAGGGTCACAATAAAGGGCTGTATTTTTAGGTAAGCGATAAAAAATCCCTGGATTAGGCCAAAGACAAGGCCCATGACCAAAACCGTCAAAAGGGCGGGAACAGCTCCGATTCCCTTGATTTCCATCATCCAGGCCAGCATCATGCAGGTAAGGGCTACTACGGAACCTACAGAAATGTCGATTCCCCCTGTGATCATGACCATGGTCATGCCTGCTGCAATAACGATCAGTCCTGCATTGGAGATGAAAAGATTTAAAAATACCTGGGGCTTTGCAAAGCCCTTGCTCTTAAAAATCAGGATCCCGGCTATGTACATTCCCACAAAAAGAGCGATGGTGATCATGAGCAGGAATACCTTTCCATCCATTTTTCCTCTGTTCTTCATTTACGCCACCTTCTTTCCGGCTTCAAAGCCTGTTTGGAACCGTTTTGCCATTTTCTTAAGCTCCGTTGACTGAAGGGCAACTATGACTACCACCACGATTGCCTTATAGACGGGAATCTGGTCCGGGGAAACCCCCATGGCGTATAAGGTGGTACTTAGGGCCTGAATGGTATAAGCTCCGATCACGCTTCCAAGGAGGGAAAATTTACCCCCTCCCAGGCTGTTGCCTCCCAAGGCTACAGCAAGGATGGCATCCAGCTCCAGGTTAAGACCAATATTATTGGCATCTGCCGAATAGATCCTTGATGATGCCACCAGGCCGGATATGCCTGCACAGAGGCCGCAGAATACATAGGAAAGAAAAATGATCATGGAGGATTTGATCCCCATGAGTCTGGAAGCCCTGGAGTTGATTCCCACCGTCTGGATATAAAGCCCCAGGGTGGTTTTTTTTAGTAAAACGTAGGTAAGGACCACCACTAAAAGGGCCACGAATACGGGAGTTGGAATAGGGATTCCCGGAATGCTGGCTCCCAGCATCTTATAGGATTCCACCCGGATGTAGGTGATCTGCCCCCTGGTGATCAGCTGCGCCATACCCCGTCCCGCCGTAAACAGGATCAGGGTCGCCACCATTGGCTGGATCTTCATCTTTGCCACCAGAAACCCGTTAAAGCCTCCGCATAAAATCCCTGCAAGGGCCGCTGCCAGCACGCCTAATATATAAGGATTCTGGAACTCATTCACCGTCTGCAGACCCCCTGACAGGATGTAGCAGCACACGGCCCCTGCCACAGACATGACTGCTCCCACGGAAATGTCCGTGCCGCCGGAAGCCGCCACCACCATGGTCATCCCCACGGCCAGGATCACCAGATCACTGGCCCGGTTGATCACATCGATGATGTATCCATACAAAACGCCGTTTTTTATGGTCACCTGAAAAAAGGTAGGCGTCTTGATGAGATTTGAGAGAAGCACCAGGACCAGGCAGAACAGGGGCAGGAATAACCGGGTTCCTGTTATTTTCTTCACAATCACTGTCATCCTATTCATCTTCCATACCTCCTGCGATCGCCTTCATAATGTTGTTCTGATCCAGCTCGCCTTCCTCCAGTTCCCCCACCTTCTGTCCATCCCGGAGTATTGCCATGCGGCTGCAGGTGCGCAGCATTTCCTCTACCTCCGAGGAAATGAACATCACGGACTTTCCTTCCTCAGAAAGCTTTACCACCAGCTTCTGGATCTCTGTCTTGGTTCCCACATCGATCCCTCTGGTAGGCTCATCTAATATGAGGAAATCCGGGTCTGTAAGAAGCCATCTTCCTAAGATCACCTTTTGCTGGTTTCCTCCGCTTAAGCTTTTTATAGGGGTCTCCCTGTTAGCTGTCTTAATCTGTAAAAGATCTATATACTTATCTGCAAGCTCCTCCTGCTCCTTTCTTCCAAGGAGACGGAACATTCCCTTTTTTGCCTGAAGAGCCAGAATTAAGTTCTCCCGCACCGATAGATCCGCCACGATCCCTTCTTCCTTCCTGTTTTCCGGAAGATAGGCCATTCCGGCCATCATGGCATCAAGAGGGGCTGTCACGGAAACCGGACGTCCCTTTACCGTTAATTCTCCGCTGTCCGGCTTATCCGCACCGTAAAGGCTTCTGGCAAGCTCCGACCGCCCGGAGCCTAAAAGTCCTGTAAGGCCGATCACTTCCCCTTTGCGGATCATAAGATCATAAGGTTTAATGGTCCCCTGCTTTCCGATCCCCTTGGCATGGATCACCACTTCCCCGGACGTTTCCTTTGCTTCCCCGCTTTTCTTTATGGCAGCCAGGTCGTCAAAATCCTTTCCCATCATCTTGGCCACCAGCTGGACTCTGGGCAGCTTTTCCGTTTCATACTCTCCTACCAGGGCGCCGTTTCTGAGAACCGTGATCCTGTCGCAGACCTCATACACCTGTTCCAGGAAATGAGTGACAAAGATGATCCCCACGCCTTCCGATTTCAGGCGGTTCATCAGCTTAAACAGCTTCTCCACCTCATGGTCATCAAGAGAAGATGTGGGTTCGTCAAGGATCAGCACCTTTGCAGACATATCCACAGCCCTGGCAATGGCAAACATCTGCTGCAAGGCAATGGAGTAGTTTTCCAGGGCCCTGGTCACGTCTATGTGGATATCCAGGCTTTCCAGCAGATCCTTTGCTCTCTTATTCATGATTTTCCAGTCAATCATGCCGGCACGCTTTGGTTCCCTGCCGATAAATAAGTTTTCCGCTACAGATAAATTTGGACAGAGATTGACCTCCTGGTAGACTGTGCTGATCCCATGGGCCTGTGCTTCCTGAGGGGAATGGTTGATGATGTTCCCCTGAAACCCTTCAATGGTGATTTCTCCTGATTCAAACTCTTCCACTCCTGTAAGGACCTTAATGAGAGTGGATTTTCCTGCTCCGTTCTCTCCCATGAGAGCATGGATCTCTCCGCTTCTTAAGGTAAAATCCACGTGGTCAAGGGCCTTCACGCCAGGAAATGTTTTTGAAATGCTTCGCATGGCTAATACGATTTTATTGGGCATAGAAACCCTTCCTTTCCTTCCCCGCCCCGCTTAAAACGGCAAATTCAGGGATTAAAAAAGGTGCAGAGAGGAGGAATGAAAACCGCCATCCTCCATCCTTTTGCACCTGTTTCTCTAGATTCGCTCTTTTTTACGGCACCAAGGCCCCTGGGATCAATATGCCCTCTTCGGTTTTTCTTCAGCAGCCGTGTCAGCCGGGTACACACCTTCCTGTACATAGGCGATCTTATCTACGTTTTCACCCTTTTCCAGCTTCTGAATGATTTCAGCCACACGGGGACCGTGAAGCGGGTTGCATTCTACGGATACGTTCATATCCCCGGCAATCATGGAATCAAAAGCAGCTGCAACCGCGTCAAAGGAAATGATGATGATATCGCCCTTTGGCCCGCAGGTCTTTCCTGCCGCCTTGATGGCGTCAATGGCTCCAAAGGCCATGTTGTCATTTTCAGCGATCACAACATCAATGTCATCATAGGTCTTTAAGAAGGATTCCATGACCTCCTGTCCCTTTGCCTGAGTAAATTCTCCTGTCTGACGCTCTAACATCTTCCACTTGGGATGATCCTTCATCTTTTCTTCCACGCCGTCGGTACGGCCGATCTGGGCGGAGGAACCGATGGTGCCCTGCAGGGTCACGATGTTGATGTCATCGTCTGCCCGGTTATTCTTCTTTAAATATTCATCAAGCCAGGCAACCGCATCATATCCTTCCTGAAGGAAATTGGAACCCACCCATGCAGTATAAAGAGAGTCATCGGAAACATCGATCATACGGTCAACAATGATAACCGGGATTCCTGCATCCTTTGCTTCCTGCAAAACCGTATCCCAGCCTGTTTCCGTAACCGGCGCGATAACAATATAGTCCACATCCTGCTGGATAAAGTTTCTGACAGCCTTTAACTGGTTTTCCTGCTTCTGCTGCGCATCATCGAATATCAGCTTATACCCGTTTGCTTCCGTAAACGTGGATTTCATGGATTCGGTGTTTGCCGTTCTCCAGTCAGACTCCGCACCTACCTGGGAAAAGCCTACCACCAGCAGTTCCTTTTTCTCCTCTGCCTTTGCAGCTTCTGTCTTGGCAGCCTCTGTCGTCTCCGCAGCAGCCTCTGTTTTTGTTTCCCCGCCGGCAGGCGCTGCTGTGGTTGCCGCTGTCTGAGAGCCGCTGCATCCGGATAATACCATGGCTGCGGTCATGGCAGCCGCCGTCATCATGCCCAATAATCTTTTCTTCATATCAATTCCCTCCAAATGATATATCGTGTTTGCTCTTCTTAGTAACTACCTGTATCATAGCGATTGCATGCCCTTTTCTCAATGCAAAATCTTTTGTAAAGGGTTGAGTTTTTTACGCTTTTGCCGGGCATTCCGGAACAAGGTTGGTTTTTTTCGGAAAAAGGTTGGTTTTTTTATCTGTTCCCCTTTAAAGAAGCCGGAATCCTGACAGTCACTGAGGTCCCCGCTCCGTACTGGCTTTCAATGTGCAGCCCATAGGCTTCCCCGAAATTCAGCCGGATCCGCTCCGCCACATTGGCGATTCCAAAGCCTTCCCGAAGGCCAACATCCTCTCCTCCCCTGCTCACCAGCTTCTGCATTTTTTCAAGCTCTTCCGGTTTCATACCAATGCCGTTATCCTCCACCTTTAACAGGATGTCCCCCTCTTCCTGCCAGCCGGTGATCTTTAGAAAACCCTTTTTCCTGCAATTCTTGATCCCATGATAAAGGGCATTCTCCACAATGGGCTGCAGGGTCAGCTTTAAGATGGAGTAATCCATGATCTGCTCCTTAAAATCGATCTCATAATCCAGAATATCCTCATAGCGGAAATGCTGGATCTGGAGATAGCTGTTCACATGCTCCGCCTCTCCCCTGACGGTGATAAAATCACGGCCGTTGTTCAGTCCCATCCGGAGAAAGGAAGAAAGGGCTGTGATCATTTCCACCACCTCCTGATGTCGTTTCCCCTCTGCCAGCCAGACGATGGTATCTAAGGTGTTATAAAGAAAATGAGGATTAATCTGGGCCTGGAGAAGCTTTAATTCGGCCTTTCTCTTTAACTCCTGTTCCTCCTTAATGTGGTCGATCAGCTCTACAATGCGGACTACCATGTGATCATACTGGTCGCTTAACATCTGGATCTCCCTGATATTGCTCCTGGGCGCATTGGCCTTTAAACTGCCGTTTGCAAGGACCATGGTATATTCACACAGCTCCTCAATGGGCCTTGTGATCTTCTTTCCAAAGGAAGAAAAGGAAGCCATTAAAAACACAATGATATAAGCGGAA of the Lacrimispora indolis DSM 755 genome contains:
- a CDS encoding ABC transporter permease subunit — its product is MKNRGKMDGKVFLLMITIALFVGMYIAGILIFKSKGFAKPQVFLNLFISNAGLIVIAAGMTMVMITGGIDISVGSVVALTCMMLAWMMEIKGIGAVPALLTVLVMGLVFGLIQGFFIAYLKIQPFIVTLAGMFFARGMTAIISQEMISVKNELFLKWAKSKINLTFLGGTPNKKGVINYPFLYPSVLIALTVLVLVFVVLKYTKFGRTVYAVGGNEQSALMMGLNVKRTKLLVYVANGFLCALGGFLFSLNTCAGFVEQAKGFEMEAIASAVIGGTLLSGGVGNVFGSLFGVLIKGTIETFITFQGTLSSWWTKITIAALLAFFILLQSLFARAKEK
- a CDS encoding AraC family transcriptional regulator — protein: MNEITIQPIEQLLVSHIRTCQNAERTLHLHNNAYEIMLFKSGNVDYFINNVTYHLTPGCLTFICPNDIHGLFIKDNNPYERIPIHIGESFADNLSTPVTDLFSCFHNGRPERLYHLNKEQMAEYEHYADTIITALNEKAFGYDLRVKACLLFILLLANTAARSNNMYLGDISPKIIRDTISFVDSNLTSDISIQTIADFVNISRSRLSHLFKEYTGTSLWNYIITRRIQYARTLLLKGTSITATCYECGFKDYAHFVKVFSKINGVSPGRYAKNIPAYKKEASSSKLLL
- a CDS encoding sensor histidine kinase, translated to MNCKRDSIKAKIQSMQAIVFIPVIIMIGILLYMMAWQNKQYRQSIRNLTMATEFNFDFKSNIDYKMYRIVIGADSFDSLNPYEELENSRRLFEQLKDSTPQENSKKGLDGIIILIGILEKRIEDIRTSNIIGDYDRNMERLDKDIYVITDLIEETMSDYIYNETKTLESMRRKLDSQTKRAIALCIMVSAYIIVFLMASFSSFGKKITRPIEELCEYTMVLANGSLKANAPRSNIREIQMLSDQYDHMVVRIVELIDHIKEEQELKRKAELKLLQAQINPHFLYNTLDTIVWLAEGKRHQEVVEMITALSSFLRMGLNNGRDFITVRGEAEHVNSYLQIQHFRYEDILDYEIDFKEQIMDYSILKLTLQPIVENALYHGIKNCRKKGFLKITGWQEEGDILLKVEDNGIGMKPEELEKMQKLVSRGGEDVGLREGFGIANVAERIRLNFGEAYGLHIESQYGAGTSVTVRIPASLKGNR
- a CDS encoding ABC transporter substrate-binding protein; protein product: MKKRLLGMMTAAAMTAAMVLSGCSGSQTAATTAAPAGGETKTEAAAETTEAAKTEAAKAEEKKELLVVGFSQVGAESDWRTANTESMKSTFTEANGYKLIFDDAQQKQENQLKAVRNFIQQDVDYIVIAPVTETGWDTVLQEAKDAGIPVIIVDRMIDVSDDSLYTAWVGSNFLQEGYDAVAWLDEYLKKNNRADDDINIVTLQGTIGSSAQIGRTDGVEEKMKDHPKWKMLERQTGEFTQAKGQEVMESFLKTYDDIDVVIAENDNMAFGAIDAIKAAGKTCGPKGDIIIISFDAVAAAFDSMIAGDMNVSVECNPLHGPRVAEIIQKLEKGENVDKIAYVQEGVYPADTAAEEKPKRAY
- a CDS encoding sugar ABC transporter ATP-binding protein gives rise to the protein MPNKIVLAMRSISKTFPGVKALDHVDFTLRSGEIHALMGENGAGKSTLIKVLTGVEEFESGEITIEGFQGNIINHSPQEAQAHGISTVYQEVNLCPNLSVAENLFIGREPKRAGMIDWKIMNKRAKDLLESLDIHIDVTRALENYSIALQQMFAIARAVDMSAKVLILDEPTSSLDDHEVEKLFKLMNRLKSEGVGIIFVTHFLEQVYEVCDRITVLRNGALVGEYETEKLPRVQLVAKMMGKDFDDLAAIKKSGEAKETSGEVVIHAKGIGKQGTIKPYDLMIRKGEVIGLTGLLGSGRSELARSLYGADKPDSGELTVKGRPVSVTAPLDAMMAGMAYLPENRKEEGIVADLSVRENLILALQAKKGMFRLLGRKEQEELADKYIDLLQIKTANRETPIKSLSGGNQQKVILGRWLLTDPDFLILDEPTRGIDVGTKTEIQKLVVKLSEEGKSVMFISSEVEEMLRTCSRMAILRDGQKVGELEEGELDQNNIMKAIAGGMEDE
- a CDS encoding MATE family efflux transporter gives rise to the protein MKKFIGNKAFYRMVLTIAIPIMVQNGITNFVSLLDNIMVGMVGTEQMSGVAIVNQLIFVFNISIFGIISGAGIFGAQFYGCGRHDGVRHTFRFKIICCALLAVAAVAVFFFFGEDMIAMYLHGEGNEAELATALMHGRRYMLVMLIGLVPFALEQAYVSTLRECAETVVPMKAGIVAVLVNLVFNYILIFGKLGAPVLGVVGAAIATVMARFVEAAIIIIWTHRNTKRNPFIEGAYKSFYIPAGLVGKIFVKGTPLIVNEALWAAGVATLMQCYSVRGLIAVAGLNISATIGNVFNVVYLALGSAVSIIVGQLLGAGKMEEARETDTKLIAFSVGSCVLIGGLLAVMAPLFPMIYNTTDEVRSLAVWFIRILALCMPMNAFMNVAYFTLRSGGKTVITFLFDSVFMWVVSIPVAYTLSRYTAIPIVPLYFMCQMVEIIKCIVGFVLVKKGVWIHNIVLGQED
- a CDS encoding ABC transporter permease, with protein sequence MNRMTVIVKKITGTRLFLPLFCLVLVLLSNLIKTPTFFQVTIKNGVLYGYIIDVINRASDLVILAVGMTMVVAASGGTDISVGAVMSVAGAVCCYILSGGLQTVNEFQNPYILGVLAAALAGILCGGFNGFLVAKMKIQPMVATLILFTAGRGMAQLITRGQITYIRVESYKMLGASIPGIPIPTPVFVALLVVVLTYVLLKKTTLGLYIQTVGINSRASRLMGIKSSMIIFLSYVFCGLCAGISGLVASSRIYSADANNIGLNLELDAILAVALGGNSLGGGKFSLLGSVIGAYTIQALSTTLYAMGVSPDQIPVYKAIVVVVIVALQSTELKKMAKRFQTGFEAGKKVA